From the Kitasatospora atroaurantiaca genome, the window CCGTGATCGACCTGCTGGCGCCGCCGCAGATCCATCTGGGCCCGCTGCTCGTGGTGGCGCCCGCGATCACCGCCTCCTTCGCCGGGGCCCGGCTCACGGCACTGGTCGGCCTGCTCTCGGTGGCGGCCCTGACGGTGATCGGTGCCCTGCGCCACGGGCTCACCAACTCCAACCACGAGGCGCAGATCGCCGCCCTGGTCGTGGTCTCCACGCTCGTGGTGCTCTTCTGCGCCGTCCGGGACAGGCATGCGCAGGAGCTGCTCCAGGTCCGCTCGGTGTCGGAGGCTGCGCAGCGCGTACTGCTGAGACCGCTGCCTGAGCGCATCGGCGCCCTGCAGGTCGCCTCGGTCTATCTGGCCGCCGAGGACGAGGCCCAGATCGGCGGCGACCTCTACGCGGCCGCCCGGACCGCCACCGGCACCCGGCTGATCGTCGGTGACGTCCGGGGCAAGGGCCTGACCTCGCTCGGCGACGCCGCCCTGCTGCTGGGGGCCTTCCGCGCGGCCGCCCACCTGCAGGCCTCGCTGCCCGAGCTCACCGCCTATCTGGACGGCAGCGTCAGCTGGGACTTCGCCGGACTGACCAACGGGGAGGCCGCCACGGAGTCGTTCATCACCGCGGTGATCCTGGACATCCCGGACACCGGCCTCAAGGCGCAGGTGGTCAACTGCGGACACCCGCCGCCGCTGCTGCTGCGCGACGGCCAGGTCACCGCCATGGACGCCCTGCGGCCGGCGCCGCCGCTCGGCCTGGGCGCGCTGGTGACGCCGGACTACCACGTCGACGTGTTCGCCTTCGAGCCGGGAGACCGGCTGCTGATCTACACCGACGGCGTCATCGAGGCCCGTAACGCCGCGCGGGAGTTCTATCCGCTCACCGAGCGGATCACCGCCTGGGCCGACCAGCGCCCCGCCGGGCTGCTGCAGCACCTGCAACGCGACCTGCTCGCCCATGCGGGCGGCCGGCTGGGCGACGACGCCGCCATCGTCGCCGTGGAGATCGTTTCAGAGGGTCAGGAAAGGAGGAGGGATTGGCTCGGCACCTGATCACCAGCGCCCTCCCGTACATCAACGGGATCAAGCACCTGGGCAACATGGTCGGCTCGATGCTCCCGGCGGACGTCTACGCCCGCTACCTGCGCGGGCGCGGCCACGAGGTCCTGTACATCTGCGCCACGGACGAGCACGGCACCCCGGCGGAGCTCGCCGCCCAGGAGGCCGGTCAGCCGGTCGCCGACTTCTGCGCCGACGCCCACCGCCGGCAGAGGGCCGTGTACGAGGGCTTCGAGCTGTCCTTCGACCACTTCGGCCGCAGCAGCTCCGCGCAGAACCGCGAGATCACCCAGGACATCGCCCGCGCGCTGCACGCGCACGGCTTCATCGAGGAACGGACGGTACGCCAGGTCTACTCGCCCGCCGACGGGCGTTTCCTCCCCGACCGCTACATCATCGGGACCTGCCCGCACTGCGGCTACGACCAGGCCCGCGGCGACCAGTGCGAGAACTGCACCCGGGTCCTCGACCCCACCGACCTGATCGACGCCCGCTCGGCGATCAGCGGCAGCTCGGACCTGGAGGTCCGCGACACCGAGCACCTGTTCCTGCTGCAGTCCAGGCTGACCCCCGAGGTCGAGGAGTGGCTCGACGCCACCGCCGGCCAGTGGCCCGTCCTCGCCTCCTCGATCGCCCGCAAGTGGCTCGCCGAAGGCCTGCGCGACCGCTCGATCACCCGCGACCTGGACTGGGGTGTGCCCGTCCCGGCGGACGTGTGGCCGAAGCTGGCCGCCGAGGGCAAGGTCTTCTACGTCTGGTTCGACGCCCCGATCGAGTACATCGGCGCGACGAAGGAGTGGGCGGACGCCGCGGCGGCGGGCGACGTGCGTGACTGGAGGTCCTGGTGGTACCAGGCCGAGGACGTCCGCTACACGCAGTTCATGGCGAAGGACAACGTCCCGTTCCACACCGTGATGTTCCCGGCGACGATCATCGGTTCCCGGCAGCCCTGGAAGAAGGTCGACCACGTCAAGGCCTTCAACTGGCTGACGTACTACGGCGGGAAGTTCTCCACCAGCCGGCGCCGGGGCATCTTCACCGACGCCGCGCTCGAACTGCTGCCCGCCGACTACTGGCGCTACTTCCTGATCGCGAACGCCCCGGAGTCCGACGACTCCAGCTTCACCTGGGAGCTCTTCGCCTCGGTCGTCAACAAGGACCTCGCCGACACCCTCGGCAACTTCGTCAACCGGGTGCTGTCCTTCAGCCGCAGACGCTTCGGCGAACAGGTCCCCGCCGGCCGCCCGGCGGGCGCGGCCGAGGCACGGCTGGGCGAGCAGATCGCCGAGCTCCTCGCCGAGTACGAGAGTCACCTGGACGCCCTCAGCTTCCGCAAGGCCGCGCAGAGCCTGCGCGCGCTGTGGAGCGCCGGCAACTCCTATCTGGACGCCAAGGCCCCCTGGACGGAGGTCAGGACCGACCCCGAGGGAGCAGCCCGCACGCTGCGCACCGCGATGAACCTCATCCACCTCTACTCGGTCGTCTCCGAGCCCTTCATCCCGGCCGGCAGCCGGGCCATGCGAGACGTCTTCGCGCCGGGCGGCAGGACGGGGACCTGGGTCGACGCCGAGCAGGCGCGGGCCCTGGACTTCGTGCCCGCCGGGACCGGCTTCACCGTGCCGCCGGTGCTCTTCGCCAAGATCGGCGACGAGGAGGTGCAGCTCTGGAGCCGGCGGTTCGGGTCCGTCGGGCAGCCCTCCGCCTGATCCGACCGACCCGCCGATCGAGTTCCAGGTGTCCGCCCCGGCCACGCCGTCCCCGCTTCGTCCGGCCGGCTCAGAGACCGTCCTGCGCGTCGTCCCGCCCGCGGCGCGGAACGCGCGTACGGTCCCAGGTGTCCACCGGACGCCGGACGCCGGGTGGGACTCCGGCCCGGCACGTGCCTAGGATGGGTCGGGGGATCGGTGAGGAGGCTGCTCAATGACCCGAG encodes:
- a CDS encoding PP2C family protein-serine/threonine phosphatase; the protein is MVALPLGLIVAITVIDLLAPPQIHLGPLLVVAPAITASFAGARLTALVGLLSVAALTVIGALRHGLTNSNHEAQIAALVVVSTLVVLFCAVRDRHAQELLQVRSVSEAAQRVLLRPLPERIGALQVASVYLAAEDEAQIGGDLYAAARTATGTRLIVGDVRGKGLTSLGDAALLLGAFRAAAHLQASLPELTAYLDGSVSWDFAGLTNGEAATESFITAVILDIPDTGLKAQVVNCGHPPPLLLRDGQVTAMDALRPAPPLGLGALVTPDYHVDVFAFEPGDRLLIYTDGVIEARNAAREFYPLTERITAWADQRPAGLLQHLQRDLLAHAGGRLGDDAAIVAVEIVSEGQERRRDWLGT
- the metG gene encoding methionine--tRNA ligase; its protein translation is MARHLITSALPYINGIKHLGNMVGSMLPADVYARYLRGRGHEVLYICATDEHGTPAELAAQEAGQPVADFCADAHRRQRAVYEGFELSFDHFGRSSSAQNREITQDIARALHAHGFIEERTVRQVYSPADGRFLPDRYIIGTCPHCGYDQARGDQCENCTRVLDPTDLIDARSAISGSSDLEVRDTEHLFLLQSRLTPEVEEWLDATAGQWPVLASSIARKWLAEGLRDRSITRDLDWGVPVPADVWPKLAAEGKVFYVWFDAPIEYIGATKEWADAAAAGDVRDWRSWWYQAEDVRYTQFMAKDNVPFHTVMFPATIIGSRQPWKKVDHVKAFNWLTYYGGKFSTSRRRGIFTDAALELLPADYWRYFLIANAPESDDSSFTWELFASVVNKDLADTLGNFVNRVLSFSRRRFGEQVPAGRPAGAAEARLGEQIAELLAEYESHLDALSFRKAAQSLRALWSAGNSYLDAKAPWTEVRTDPEGAARTLRTAMNLIHLYSVVSEPFIPAGSRAMRDVFAPGGRTGTWVDAEQARALDFVPAGTGFTVPPVLFAKIGDEEVQLWSRRFGSVGQPSA